The following are from one region of the Sandaracinus amylolyticus genome:
- a CDS encoding serine/threonine-protein kinase, whose protein sequence is MDEHPSRSPVASQAGASIDESEHLAAVLRARRVMIVGIGLWLFITVSDVFSLPVFWPDRARELLTLRVMGGVLAFGVWSYVRVRGAALTVVELRAATTLFFTMVCAFLSAMAALTGGAYSPYYGGVFVAIAIRGSTVHEPWQTGVWTLAFPTLAYPLTILAWSLLEPEVAAQLQTVTGRATLSSNTTNLLLAYAGLVVAGHSLWELRRQVFTARVLGRYRLIRKVGAGGMGEVWLARDAALQRDVALKILRVGRGLLSGQAVARFEREVRALADLSHPNIVRVFDYGVTEDGLRYYVMEHLRGETLADLAAREGPVAPARVVYFLAQAARALAEAHRRGIVHRDVKPANLFVTSSTEGRDIVKVLDFGIAKLDAPDSDESLTSTGVVLGTPTWFAPESVTGSRVRPGVDVWGLGAVAYLLLTGHRPIEANGALEYASAVLHRAIPLPSEQLGRPVPRELEEIVMRALARSPSERFADAEELARALEQLGAAS, encoded by the coding sequence GTGGACGAACATCCTTCGCGATCCCCGGTCGCGAGCCAGGCCGGCGCCAGCATCGACGAGTCCGAGCACCTCGCCGCGGTCCTCCGCGCGCGCCGGGTCATGATCGTCGGCATCGGCCTCTGGCTGTTCATCACCGTCAGCGACGTCTTCTCGTTGCCCGTGTTCTGGCCGGATCGCGCGCGGGAGCTGCTGACGCTGAGGGTGATGGGCGGGGTGCTCGCGTTCGGCGTGTGGAGCTACGTGCGCGTCCGCGGCGCCGCGCTCACGGTCGTCGAGCTGCGCGCCGCGACGACCCTGTTCTTCACGATGGTCTGCGCGTTCCTGAGCGCGATGGCGGCGCTCACCGGAGGTGCGTACAGCCCGTACTACGGCGGGGTGTTCGTCGCGATCGCGATCCGCGGCTCGACCGTGCACGAGCCGTGGCAGACCGGCGTGTGGACGCTGGCGTTCCCGACGCTCGCGTATCCGCTGACGATCCTGGCGTGGAGCCTCCTCGAGCCCGAGGTCGCCGCGCAGCTGCAGACCGTGACGGGCCGCGCGACGCTGAGCTCCAACACCACGAACCTGCTCCTCGCCTACGCGGGTCTGGTCGTCGCAGGACACTCGCTCTGGGAGCTGCGCCGGCAGGTGTTCACGGCGCGCGTCCTCGGTCGCTATCGGCTGATCCGCAAGGTCGGCGCGGGAGGCATGGGCGAGGTCTGGCTGGCCCGCGATGCCGCGCTCCAGCGCGACGTCGCGCTCAAGATCCTCCGGGTCGGCCGAGGGCTGCTGAGCGGGCAGGCGGTCGCGCGCTTCGAGCGCGAGGTCCGCGCGCTCGCCGATCTCTCGCACCCGAACATCGTGCGGGTGTTCGACTACGGCGTGACCGAGGACGGCCTCCGGTACTACGTGATGGAGCACCTGCGCGGCGAGACGCTCGCGGACCTCGCCGCGCGGGAGGGCCCGGTGGCTCCGGCGCGCGTCGTGTACTTCCTCGCGCAGGCGGCGCGCGCGCTCGCCGAGGCGCACCGGCGCGGGATCGTGCACCGCGACGTGAAGCCCGCGAACCTCTTCGTGACGAGCTCCACCGAAGGGCGCGACATCGTGAAGGTGCTCGACTTCGGCATCGCGAAGCTCGACGCGCCGGACTCCGACGAGTCGCTGACGAGCACGGGTGTGGTGCTCGGGACGCCGACCTGGTTCGCGCCCGAGAGCGTCACGGGATCGCGCGTGCGCCCCGGCGTCGACGTGTGGGGCCTCGGTGCGGTCGCGTATCTCCTGCTCACCGGGCACCGGCCCATCGAGGCGAACGGCGCGCTCGAGTACGCCAGCGCGGTGCTCCACCGCGCGATCCCACTTCCCTCGGAGCAGCTCGGCCGACCGGTGCCGCGCGAGCTCGAGGAGATCGTGATGCGCGCGCTCGCGCGCTCACCCTCCGAGCGCTTCGCGGATGCCGAGGAGCTCGCTCGCGCGCTCGAGCAGCTGGGCGCGGCTTCGTAG
- a CDS encoding sigma-54-dependent transcriptional regulator, giving the protein MASRVVVLDPTESELAPLVEHLRRAAGGDAVLRVVSDAEGLDELLTTWEPELVVIDLALGDGEHDGLEVLERLRASDEELPIVVAASRGDVDVAKKAVAAGATDFLVRGDRLGDRVSTQLAKVRRVLRLIDDKRALARENLVHRDAAAERYRIVTRSPAMLDVVRAAERVAKVPRPVLVLGERGTGKELLAHAIHAASGVRGPFVAINCAAFAEPLLESELFGHERGAYTGADRRVPGKFELASEGTLFLDEIGNTTLAFQRKILRAVEYGTFVRVGGHVELRSRARIVAATNTDLAHAMREGAFLADLYDRLAFEILRIPPLRDRPDDVELLAHHFLDRFVAEVPALGARRLSSRALEALRAHAFPGNVRELKNVIERAVYRDGPDEIGPEHLGELHPRSDAGGTFHERIERLERELIADALRRADHVQADAAKLLGLTYDQLRHYVRKHRR; this is encoded by the coding sequence ATGGCGTCGCGCGTCGTCGTGCTCGATCCGACCGAGTCGGAGCTCGCCCCGCTCGTCGAGCACCTGCGCCGCGCGGCCGGTGGCGACGCGGTGCTGCGCGTGGTGTCGGACGCCGAGGGGCTCGACGAGCTGCTCACGACCTGGGAGCCCGAGCTCGTGGTGATCGACCTCGCGCTCGGCGACGGCGAGCACGACGGGCTCGAGGTGCTCGAGCGGCTGCGCGCCTCCGACGAGGAGCTGCCGATCGTGGTCGCGGCCTCGCGGGGCGACGTCGACGTCGCGAAGAAAGCGGTCGCTGCGGGCGCGACCGACTTCCTGGTCCGTGGTGATCGCCTCGGCGATCGCGTCTCGACCCAGCTCGCGAAGGTGCGCCGCGTGCTGCGGCTCATCGACGACAAGCGCGCGCTGGCGCGCGAGAACCTGGTGCACCGCGACGCCGCCGCGGAGCGCTATCGGATCGTCACGCGCTCACCGGCGATGCTCGACGTGGTGCGCGCGGCCGAGCGCGTCGCGAAGGTGCCGCGCCCGGTGCTGGTGCTCGGCGAGCGCGGCACCGGCAAGGAGCTGCTCGCGCACGCGATCCACGCGGCGTCGGGCGTGCGCGGGCCGTTCGTCGCGATCAACTGCGCGGCGTTCGCCGAGCCGCTGCTCGAGAGCGAGCTCTTCGGGCACGAGCGCGGCGCGTACACCGGCGCGGATCGTCGCGTGCCGGGCAAGTTCGAGCTCGCCTCGGAAGGCACGCTCTTCCTCGACGAGATCGGGAACACGACGCTCGCGTTCCAACGGAAGATCCTGCGCGCCGTCGAGTACGGCACGTTCGTGCGCGTCGGCGGTCACGTCGAGCTGCGCTCGCGCGCGCGCATCGTCGCGGCGACCAACACCGATCTCGCGCACGCGATGCGCGAGGGCGCGTTCCTCGCCGACCTCTACGATCGCCTCGCGTTCGAGATCCTCCGCATCCCGCCGCTGCGCGATCGACCCGACGACGTCGAGCTGCTCGCGCACCACTTCCTCGATCGCTTCGTCGCCGAGGTGCCCGCGCTCGGCGCGCGACGTCTCTCGAGCCGCGCCCTCGAGGCGCTGCGCGCCCACGCGTTCCCCGGCAACGTGCGCGAGCTGAAGAACGTGATCGAGCGCGCGGTGTACCGCGACGGTCCCGACGAGATCGGCCCCGAGCACCTCGGCGAGCTGCACCCGCGGAGCGACGCCGGTGGGACGTTCCACGAGCGCATCGAGCGCCTCGAGCGCGAGCTGATCGCGGACGCGCTCCGCCGCGCCGACCACGTCCAGGCCGACGCGGCGAAGCTGCTCGGGCT
- a CDS encoding flotillin family protein, translating to MTILITITATLALALAFVAMRFRKVGPNEVLIVSGRRSSYVDPETHERVEKSFAVLHGGGTFVWPIRERVDRMSVELMTLEILTPEFFTKFGVPIVVDGIAQIKVRSDDPISLATAAEMFLSKSTREMNEIAHQMMQGHLRAVISTLPFEEIHANPEAFAQTVQRLTAEDLANMGIQVVSFTIREVQDPSGYLKALGRPQVAEVQKNALVGEANARRDASVGEAHAEREATVTRARAQEAARLAQLEAEISIARAEAHRDAELHALAAKVAESRARSEVSHDVEEARARQTLVETELALRDLEIAREARRLEETVIKPAEAEARRIVVLAEAQRESARILAESEVEVARLRSVARAEAVKREGESEAHSARERALADADGARARLCAEAEGMRAKADAWKSYPKSALAEQLIARLPEIVSAVSAPLGSIDRVVLVGGAGGGDASRTAGVEALTRSVTKIVGELPPVLEALTGIDLAEVVHGTSAERVAASDEDRARRVA from the coding sequence ATGACGATCCTGATCACCATCACTGCCACGCTCGCGCTGGCGCTCGCGTTCGTCGCGATGCGCTTTCGCAAGGTCGGACCGAACGAGGTGCTCATCGTGTCGGGCCGGCGCTCGTCGTACGTCGATCCCGAGACCCACGAGCGCGTCGAGAAGAGCTTCGCCGTGCTGCACGGCGGAGGCACGTTCGTGTGGCCGATCCGCGAGCGCGTCGATCGCATGAGCGTCGAGCTGATGACGCTCGAGATCCTCACGCCCGAGTTCTTCACGAAGTTCGGCGTCCCGATCGTCGTCGACGGGATCGCGCAGATCAAAGTGCGCAGCGACGATCCGATCTCGCTCGCGACCGCGGCGGAGATGTTCCTCTCGAAGAGCACGCGCGAGATGAACGAGATCGCGCATCAGATGATGCAGGGCCACCTGCGCGCGGTGATCAGCACGCTGCCCTTCGAGGAGATCCACGCGAACCCCGAGGCGTTCGCGCAGACGGTGCAGCGCCTCACCGCGGAGGATCTCGCGAACATGGGCATCCAGGTCGTGAGCTTCACGATCCGCGAGGTGCAGGATCCGTCGGGCTACCTGAAGGCGCTCGGTCGCCCGCAGGTCGCCGAGGTGCAGAAGAACGCGCTCGTCGGCGAGGCGAACGCGCGGCGTGACGCGAGCGTCGGCGAGGCGCACGCCGAGCGCGAGGCGACGGTGACGCGCGCCCGGGCGCAGGAAGCGGCGCGGCTCGCGCAGCTCGAGGCGGAGATCTCGATCGCGCGCGCCGAGGCCCATCGCGACGCCGAGCTGCACGCGCTCGCGGCGAAGGTCGCGGAGTCGCGCGCGCGCAGCGAGGTCAGCCACGACGTCGAAGAGGCGCGGGCGCGCCAGACCCTCGTCGAGACCGAGCTCGCGCTGCGCGACCTCGAGATCGCGCGCGAGGCGCGGCGGCTCGAGGAGACCGTGATCAAGCCCGCGGAGGCCGAGGCGCGGCGCATCGTCGTGCTCGCCGAGGCGCAGCGCGAGAGCGCGCGCATCCTCGCGGAGTCGGAGGTCGAGGTCGCGCGCCTGCGCAGCGTCGCGCGGGCGGAGGCGGTGAAGCGCGAGGGCGAGTCCGAGGCGCACTCGGCGCGCGAGCGTGCGCTCGCCGACGCGGACGGCGCGCGCGCGAGGCTCTGCGCGGAAGCGGAGGGCATGCGCGCGAAGGCCGACGCGTGGAAGAGCTATCCGAAGTCCGCGCTCGCCGAGCAGCTCATCGCGCGGCTGCCCGAGATCGTCTCGGCGGTGTCGGCGCCGCTCGGCAGCATCGATCGCGTCGTGCTCGTCGGCGGTGCGGGCGGCGGCGACGCGTCGAGGACCGCGGGCGTCGAGGCGCTGACGCGCTCGGTGACGAAGATCGTCGGCGAGCTGCCTCCGGTGCTCGAGGCGCTCACCGGGATCGATCTCGCGGAGGTCGTGCACGGCACGAGCGCCGAGCGCGTCGCGGCGAGCGACGAGGATCGCGCGCGCCGCGTCGCGTGA